The Haloarchaeobius litoreus DNA window TGGCGAGTCAGATTTGCGGCCGTGCTGTTCCCGAACACTGGTTTCGGCGTCGCGAGTAAAAGGATTGCTACTCGCGTTTGTGTGCGAGACCGCCACTCCCTCGCCGGAGTTTCGAGGGGTTTATCAATACCTCCCGGTCTACGTTGTACTGCCTTCGAGGGCTTGTAGATCAGCGGTAGATCACTCCCTTGGCATGGGAGAGGCCCCGGGTTCAAATCCCGGCAAGTCCACTCACTCCTTCCGTCGCTTCACCCCGTCACGGGTTCGTTTCCTCGCCGTCACTCCCTCGAGGAGCGCACCGACCCCCTGATCCTCTCGGGGCTGTACTGACATCACGGCGCTCCACGATACGTATCGGCACCGACCCGCCAGAGCGTCGCGACGATGACAGACAGCAGGGAGGCGTATCCCAGGAAGAGCAACACCATGAGCGGGATGCAGGCGAAGGTTCGGCAGGACGTAGACTGCCAGCAGGAGCACGAAGACGGCCCCCACCTCGCGACCGAGGAGGGTCCAGGACCGGTCGCCCATGAGTGATGGCGCTTCGCCAGCGAGTGACGTGCTTTCCGCTGCGGGCCAACGTCACACAGTCGAAAAGTATACTCGGCCCCGACACACCATTCGAACTATGGGCGGGAACACGGACCGAATCGCACTGGACCTCCACGTTCACAGCGACGCGTCCTACGACGGTCACGAACCCGTCGAACTCGTTCTCGAACACGCGGCCGACATCGGCCTCGACGGGGTGGTCATCACGGACCACGACCGCATCGAGGCGTCACGCAAAGCCGCGGAACTCGCCCAGGAGTTCGGGCTGGTCGGCATCCCCGGCGTCGAGGTGTCCACCGAGCACGGCCACCTCCTCGCCATCGGTGTCGAGGAACGCCCGCCGGCGGGGAAACCTTTCGACGAGACCGTCGAGCGTACGCGTGAGCTCGGCGGGGCTGCCGTCGTCCCGCACCCGTTCCAGCGCACCCGCCACGGCGTCCGGAAACGGAACGTGACCGACTGCGACGCCATCGAGACGTACAACTCGATGCTGTTCACCGGCTACCAGAACCGCCGTGCGAGACGGTTCGCCCGGGCACGTGACTACGCCGAGGTCGGTGGGAGCGACGCACACCACCTGATGAACGTCGGGCGCGCGGTGACGGTCATCGACCTCGACGACCCCGTCGACCGTGTCAGCGACGTCGCCGTCGCTCAGGTCGTCGACGCGCTCCGGACGGGCCGGACCCGCGTCCACGGGATGCGGACGCCCGTCCACCGGAGCACCATCCAGTACGGCGTCGGTGCCAGCCGAAAGGTGACCTATCTGGTCACGTCCCGGCTCCCCTACGTCCGACCGCGTCCCCGCGCTGTCGCCGAGTTCATGACCGACAACTGAGCCCGCCCGGTGCCTCACTCGACCCCAGCCGTCTCCACCTCGCCATCCCTCCCACTTCGGTAGCGATTGCTAGTCTTTATAATTGATGGCGAGTAAATTTTAACCCGAGAAATGAGAATTTATGCTGTCGCCCTGCTGCTCCTGACGCAGGCCGTCCTCCCCGGTGCGGTCGCCGCTGCGGACGACGAACAGACTCGGGCTCTCACGACGCCGAACGAACCGCCGCTGGCCGAGGCGGGACTGGATCAGCGCGTCCCGCACGGTCGAACGGTCCTCCTCGACGGCCGCGGGTCGCGAGACCCCGACGGAAACATCACCGGCTTCGAGTGGACGGTCACCAGGCCTGATGGCTCGCTGGTCACACCGGACTGCCCGACGTGT harbors:
- a CDS encoding CehA/McbA family metallohydrolase, with translation MGGNTDRIALDLHVHSDASYDGHEPVELVLEHAADIGLDGVVITDHDRIEASRKAAELAQEFGLVGIPGVEVSTEHGHLLAIGVEERPPAGKPFDETVERTRELGGAAVVPHPFQRTRHGVRKRNVTDCDAIETYNSMLFTGYQNRRARRFARARDYAEVGGSDAHHLMNVGRAVTVIDLDDPVDRVSDVAVAQVVDALRTGRTRVHGMRTPVHRSTIQYGVGASRKVTYLVTSRLPYVRPRPRAVAEFMTDN